The following are from one region of the Arachis duranensis cultivar V14167 chromosome 10, aradu.V14167.gnm2.J7QH, whole genome shotgun sequence genome:
- the LOC107469845 gene encoding bZIP transcription factor 46 — protein MNFRGYGDNPTNNGDRMGGKPPPANVTLVRQPSVYSLTFDEFQNTIGGFGKDFGSMNMDELLKNIWTAEESQALAFSSAGINASASGGDSNNPNGNLQRQGSLTLPRTLSQKTVDEVWRDLMKDSGSGSSTGAGAKDGSSNGVSSVPQTQGQPALGEMTLEEFLVRAGVVREDAPQQAQQMARPDANNNGWYGAGDYARSNNSNGLLLGFQQPNRSNGNNLGNNLVPKPPPPPLSLNSNHTQQQQAQQQHPQPPPLFPKPANVAFASPMHMLNNAQLASPGTRGGMIGVPERSMNGAVVQSNGLASVGIVGLVPTNVTAPGATPANKMSPDMIAKSSVDTSSMSLSPVPYVINRGRKCSAIEKVVERRQRRMIKNRESAARSRARKQAYTFELEAEVQKLKEINKELQKKQEEMMEMQKNQNMDSSFWPLGNKRQCLRRTVTGPW, from the exons atgaacttCAGGGGCTATGGTGATAACCCCACCAATAATGGTGATAGAATGGGTGGGAAGCCACCACCGGCAAATGTCACTCTGGTGAGGCAGCCTTCGGTTTATTCGCTTACTTTTGACGAGTTCCAGAACACAATAGGGGGGTTTGGGAAGGATTTTGGATCCATGAACATGGATGAGCTCTTGAAGAATATATGGACCGCCGAGGAGTCTCAGGCGTTGGCGTTTTCTTCAGCCGGTATAAATGCCAGCGCCAGTGGTGGTGATTCCAACAACCCGAATGGGAACTTGCAAAGACAGGGCTCTTTGACGCTTCCGAGGACTCTTAGTCAGAAAACAGTTGATGAGGTTTGGAGGGATTTGATGAAAGATAGTGGCAGTGGCAGCAGCACTGGAGCCGGAGCCAAAGATGGAAGTAGCAATGGGGTTTCATCTGTGCCTCAAACACAAGGGCAACCAGCATTAGGAGAAATGACATTGGAGGAGTTCTTGGTGAGAGCTGGTGTTGTGAGAGAAGATGCTCCTCAACAAGCTCAACAAATGGCAAGGCCTGATGCTAACAACAATGGTTGGTATGGTGCTGGTGACTATGCTAGATCAAACAATAGCAATGGTTTACTTCTTGGTTTTCAGCAACCAAATAGAAGTAATGGGAACAATCTTGGTAATAACTTGGTTCCCAAGCCTCCTCCTCCTCCGCTGTCGCTAAATTCGAACCATACTCAGCAGCAACAAGCACAGCAGCAGCACCCGCAGCCGCCACCCCTTTTCCCCAAGCCTGCAAATGTGGCTTTTGCTTCTCCTATGCATATGTTGAACAATGCTCAGCTTGCTAGCCCTGGCACAAGGGGTGGGATGATTGGAGTGCCGGAGCGTTCAATGAATGGCGCAGTAGTTCAAAGCAATGGGCTGGCGAGTGTTGGAATTGTTGGTTTAGTCCCGACCAATGTAACAGCTCCGGGTGCCACTCCTGCAAATAAAATGTCACCGGACATGATTGCCAAGAGCAGTGTGGATACTTCTTCAATGTCGTTGTCACCGGTTCCCTATGTAATCAACAGGGGAAGGAAGTGCAGTGCTATAGAGAAAGTTGTGGAGAGGAGACAGAGGAGAATGATCAAAAATAGAGAATCAGCTGCAAGGTCAAGGGCTCGCAAGCAG GCCTATACTTTTGAACTAGAAGCTGAAGTTCAGAAGCTTAAGGAAATAAACAAAGAATTGCAAAAAAAGCAG GAAGAAATGATGGAAATGCAGAAAAATCAG AATATGGATTCTTCATTTTGGCCATTGGGAAATAAAAGACAGTGCTTGAGAAGGACAGTTACAGGTCCATGGTAG